A window from Primulina huaijiensis isolate GDHJ02 chromosome 11, ASM1229523v2, whole genome shotgun sequence encodes these proteins:
- the LOC140988587 gene encoding serine/threonine protein phosphatase 2A 57 kDa regulatory subunit B' beta isoform-like, with protein MGAQRNLLKVYPNMGTQRSSPKAYSNQRTPTLKCLLDIDSRHNSSRQAHNSSDHDETLSLISYCSYVYTFNDPAESPSQHYLKRDKLINLLSIIKSWKKFVPDKILPPLFTMISVNIFRHLPPPNAACIISILPDDDDLVATPAAAWLHLQIAYDILLWLIISLEPKVLSEYIDHPFILGLLNLFQSEDPREREILKNVFHKIYSKFLSSRSFMRKAMNDVLLTYIFDTEQRHCGIGDLLEIWGTIINGFSIPLKEEHKVFLTRVLIPLHRPKALQVFHRQLAYCVYQFVEKEPMLGVAVVKGILRYWPRTNCPKEVLLIGELEELVENMGPGQYKILALPLCKQITKCSNSWNSQVAERALYIWNNEQFVKMASEAIDDVFPIVVKGMESNLKWHWNRCVRELTENVKEMLEEMEPNLYSKCLSQIDSSINEVEMRRIENWKRVEMAAKINRIIQESQCQRDYVKRRSAGIQK; from the exons ATGGGCGCTCAGCGGAACCTCCTCAAGGTGTATCCAAACATGGGTACTCAACGTAGCAGTCCGAAAGCATATTCAAACCAAAGAACCCCTACGCTAAAATGTCTTCTAGATATTGATTCCAGGCACAATTCCAGCAGGCAGGCACATAACAGTTCGGACCATGATGAAACTCTATCTCTGATTTCTTATTGTTCATATGTTTATACGTTCAACGATCCTGCTGAATCTCCTTCGCAACATTATCTTAAGCGTGATAAACTCATAAACCTTCTTTCCATCATCAAGTCGTGGAAAAAATTTGTCCCTGATAAAATCCTACCGCCCCTGTTTACCATGATATCAGTTAACATCTTCAGGCACCTCCCTCCACCCAATGCTGCTTGTATCATCAGCATCTTGCCTGATGATGATGACCTTGTTGCGACACCTGCAGCTGCCTGGTTGCACCTACAAATAGCATATGACATCCTCCTATGGCTGATTATCAGCTTAGAACCAAAGGTGCTGAGTGAATACATAGATCATCCTTTCATTCTTGGTTTGCTCAATCTTTTCCAGTCTGAAGATCCGAGGGAACGAGAAATCTTGAAGAATGTGTTCCACAAGATATATTCTAAGTTCCTCTCCTCGAGATCATTCATGAGAAAAGCGATGAATGATGTTTTGTTGACCTACATTTTTGACACAGAACAGAGACACTGTGGAATTGGAGATCTACTGGAGATTTGGGGAACCATAATCAATGGATTTAGCATTCCATTAAAGGAAGAACACAAGGTTTTCTTAACGAGAGTGCTTATTCCCTTGCACAGGCCGAAAGCTTTGCAGGTATTCCACAGGCAGTTGGCTTACTGTGTCTACCAATTTGTGGAGAAGGAACCGATGCTTGGGGTTGCTGTGGTTAAAGGTATTTTGAGATATTGGCCCCGGACTAATTGTCCGAAGGAAGTTTTACTAATAGGGGAGTTGGAAGAATTAGTGGAAAACATGGGTCCTGGACAGTATAAGATTCTTGCTCTGCCTTTGTGCAAACAGATAACAAAGTGTTCGAACAGTTGGAATTCACAG GTTGCAGAACGTGCACTCTACATTTGGAACAATGAGCAATTTGTAAAGATGGCATCCGAAGCAATAGATGATGTATTTCCCATTGTAGTAAAAGGAATGGAGAGTAACCTGAAATGGCATTGGAACAGATGCGTGCGAGAGCTGACTGAAAACGTGAAAGAAATGTTAGAAGAAATGGAACCAAACTTGTACTCCAAGTGCTTATCGCAGATTGATTCCTCAATTAATGAAGTGGAGATGAGGCGGATAGAAAATTGGAAAAGAGTAGAAATGGCTGCGAAAATTAATCGAATCATCCAAGAATCTCAATGTCAGCGCGATTATGTAAAGAGAAGAAGTGCGGGAATTCAAAAATAG